The following proteins are co-located in the Silene latifolia isolate original U9 population chromosome 1, ASM4854445v1, whole genome shotgun sequence genome:
- the LOC141652391 gene encoding uncharacterized protein LOC141652391, translated as MGSRPKVSWDGVIWNEWVIPKQQFMGWLYAQGAFKTKDKLIRYGVDIDDSCWLCGQASEDMDHLFFGCDYSLRVVQCLQQKTGLQLPVVSVLECCVQDIGTKLQRGVKAGMVLGAIYHVWHHRNKCRTEGVLLRPQKVAANIVEDMKLLIHGKDRRKISTLEIDWLKEVGLM; from the coding sequence ATGGGATCTCGTCCTAAGGTGAGCTGGGATGGGGTGATATGGAATGAATGGGTAATCCCAAAACAGCAATTCATGGGATGGCTCTATGCACAGGGAGCTTTCAAAACCAAAGATAAACTGATAAGGTATGGAGTGGATATTGATGATAGTTGCTGGTTGTGTGGACAGGCATCAGAGGACATGGATCACTTATTTTTTGGGTGTGACTACAGTCTCAGAGTAGTTCAATGCCTGCAACAGAAAACTGGATTACAGCTACCAGTAGTCAGTGTTCTGGAATGCTGTGTACAGGATATTGGCACCAAGTTGCAGAGGGGAGTGAAAGCTGGAATGGTTTTGGGAGCTATATATCATGTATGGCACCATCGAAATAAATGCAGGACTGAGGGGGTTCTTCTGAGACCACAGAAGGTTGCTGCAAACATTGTCGAGGATATGAAACTGCTAATACATGGCAAAGACAGGAGGAagatttctacactagaaatagatTGGCTCAAGGAAGTTGGTTTAATGTAA